AAGAACGCTCCATTGTTCGAGGACCTGTACGCACCAGCTCGGTCAGCGTGTGTCCGCCTCGCGCCCGCTGAAACGCCGCACGCCACGAGCCTTGATGCGATTGACCTGATCAGTGGCGGCGCAATCGGCAACTCGTTCCTCTACACGTTGCTTCGGCTGCCACGTTGTTCCGCCGAAATCCGTGTAATGGACGACGATGAAAGCGCGCTAAGCAACCTCAACCGGAACGCACTGCTGCGACGTTCGCGGATCGACATCCCGAAGGTCGAAGACTTGGCCAGCTTCGCCGTCGACAGGATCGCAATCAAGCCATTGGTGCATCGCTACGGCGGTGAAGAGGATCCGGATCTCGCCGACACCGTGATCGTGGGCGTCGACCACATCCCCTCGCGCTGGTCAGCTCAGCGTTCACGACCAACCTGGCTCGGCGTTGGGGCAACGGAGGGCTTCTCGGTGCAGGTTTCGCACCATCGCCCAGGACAGGCCTGCGCTCAGTGCCTTCACCCCGAGGACGCCCCGATCGATGGACCCATTCCAACGGTTGCATTCGTCTCCTTCTGGGCGGGTTTGCTGCTGGCGGCCGACCTCATCCGGAAGACCGCTGGAACGCTGCCCTCAGATAACGAGCAGCAGGTCTTCCTGCCGGCGCTTCGCCCTGAGTCTTGGGACTACGCGCACTCGCCAATCAATCCGCGCGCGGGTTGTCCAAACTGCGCCGAGTTGGGGGTCGTGTCATGACGTCGGCAGGTTCGAAAACAGCTCCGCAACGCGGCGTAGAAAATGGAGGTGCTGTTCGGCTCTTGAGCATCGTCGTTGCGGTAGTTACCTGCCTGCCCCCGAAGATTGTGGAAGAGCCGGAACGGAATGCAGACACCGGAGGAGAACTCCGGCGACGAGGAAGTCGCCGGCGACAAGAAGATTGCCGCCGAGTCCAAGAGCCAATTGGCTGGCGGTCGCACGTTGCCGGATCTCCTTTTCGTAACGGAGCCGGATCGGCTGAAGTCAGCGGTTGGCGACGCCGCCGAGACGGCGGTGAAGCTGATCAAGGACGCTGGCAAGGACGTCTTCGAGCTGGGGCTTGGAGCCGATCCTTGGAAAGCCGTTTCAGCAGCGGCGTCTGGGAAGGCGGGCGTTGTCATCGTGGGAGGTTACGACGTCGTCCCGTCTGTCAGGCTCGATTGCCTGCCGAAGGCGATACGGGCTCACGTGCAGAACCTTGCGGATCCGGACGATTGGGAGGTCTGGAATGACGAGGCTTATGCCGACGTAAACCGCGACAGCTTTGGCGATCTGCCGGTGTCTCGAATCCCGGACGGTCACTCGGGCGATCTACTAGTGGCCGCGTTGACTGGAACGGCGACGAGCGCTGATGCGACACGCTTCGGACTCCGAAATTTCAAACGGCCGTTCGCCGACCAAGTTTTTCTGAAGGTTCCCGGAAGCGAGACAATGCTAATCTCGGAACCGACCGCTGTAGGAACGATCAAGGTGACCGATCTGAACGCGTCGAATCTCTACGTGATGCTGCACGGGTCCTCGGACAATCTCGGCAGCTACTGGGGCGAGGCGAGTAGCGGGGGCTACGTAGAGGCAATGAAGACGTCGTGCGTCGGAAAGCAATCCGGTGGCACCGTCTTCGCTGGATGTTGCTACGGTGCGCTCACGGTGGAGGAACGACCGCATGAGTTGGCAACCGGAGACGATCCGACGATCGTCCCGGCGAGTGACTCGATCGCGTTGCAGTTTCTGGCGAAAGGGGCTGCCGCCTTCGTGGGCTGCACTGGGGCGCATTATTCGCCGGCAGCAGGAGCCGCGTTGCCATACGGGGCCGATGTGCTCCACAAGGCGTTTTGGGATCATCTGGCCTCGGGCCATGGGGCTGCCGAAGCGCTGTTCAACGCCAAGAAAGACTATTTGAAGGTAATACTATCTACTCACGATCCAGGCATAATGGCGATCATCTTCAAGATGTGGCGCCAGTTCAAATGCCTCGGTCTTGGGTGGTAAGAAGGGAGCTAGTCGATGACGGAAACTCCAAGGCAGATCGCGAAGCGCGTCCTCCCGGGATGGAAGGTCGTTAAGACGTCGAAGGCCCCCAAGGCCGTGGGCCGTGCGGACGTGTCCACGCCGAGCCTGAACGCGCTCCGCAAGGCTTATGGTCTCGAGCCAACCAAGATCAAGGAAGGCTTCGCGAGCGCCTCCGCCGCGGATGCCGACACTGAGTTTGTCGTGATGGAGCCGCCATCAGACGACGATCATGTCGGCCGCAAGGTCGTTGTGGTTTCGAACGGCAAGGCTGTCGCCGTCCAAGGCTAGCAGCTAGACACCGACCTCCGCGACATTCTCAACGAGCGTCAAGTTGCGAGCTGCGATCTGCGCAGTGACTTCCGCGACAAGATCGACGTTCTCGCTCCGTGTGCTGATCGATACGATCAGGCTAAAAGGCGCCGACGCTCCATAATATTGGGGCTCCTTGCGATCGGCCCACCAGCCGCGCACCGGGTAGACAGCGATGCCGTCGCGCTGGGCAAGTTCATATGCCTTGCCCTTCCACACGTCGTGATGAAGCGTTCCGCGACCCCGGTAACGGGATCCGATGCACCACCCGCGATCGCCGGCGCCGGGGGCTAGTGAGTCGCCCTCCTCGATCTCCGCGAGCATGTTTACCCGCCGCTGCGCCTCGGCATGGCTGTCATCCGGCGACTTCAGGTCGAACCGTAGGCGGTGCGAGGCATAGCGGTCCAAACGGTGACGGCTGCCCGCATGTGGATCGGGTTCGGCGAAGTAGGACAAGGTGCAGCGAAGCTCCACGTCCTCCTGGTTCAAGCGCCGCAATTCTTCGGTCGGCCACGGCAGTCGGAAATACTTCATCTCGCGAAGGCGAACGCGCCCGTCCGACAGCGTGTACGGATGCATTTCATCTTCCATGATCAGCGTGAGCGCGTTCCCCGCGCTCGCGAACAGGCGCTCTTCGGTGGGTACGCCCCAGCCAAAGCAGTGCAGCACGTTGAGCCAAGCATCAGCGTCGGAAAGGCCCTTTCGCTTTCCAGTCCGAAAGCGACCTTCCATGGCTTCGGTCCAACGAGCCGAATGCACCATCATCCCGCGAAGAGTTTCAGCTCGAAAGTTTGGATAGTCCGCAGCCAAGCGTGTCGCCATGCCTGCCGCTCGGGCCGTTGCTGCGCTGGTGTCAGCGACCCATACCAACGGCTTCCAGAGGAAATCCTTACCGGTCGTCAGCACCATAGTTGCCGGCACCGGTCGGGAAGACTCGCCGTCGTCATCGATGACATGATTGCCCCCTTCGAGGACGATGTCAGGCTTGTTGGCGTAGCGCATTTCCCACTGCTGGGCGGTCCTGGATGTTGGACAGAGATCGCCGGCTGGCGCGAGCACCGTCTGATCCTCCGGGCACTTCTGAGTAGCTGCGCCGACGGTCAGCGCGTTGAGAGCCTGCCCTGGAGATTCTAGGCGATGGTCCTCATTGCGGGCCTCGTAATAGCTGATTTGGTACGGGTCGAAGGCACTCGTCCGCACATTGCCAGCGGCAACGCAGAAGAGACGGGTTGCATTGCCATCATTCCACGCAAGCTTGTCGATGGCTGCTGACGTGCTGGTCTGCCGCCCGTCGTCGGAGTCACCTGGCGCCGTCGCGGCTAAGCAATAGACCCGAGCATGAGGCTCCTGCTCAGCGATGTCGACCGCTTCCCGCAATGCGACGTGAGCGGGCACGGGTGCCATGCTCGACGGAGCGGTGACCACGACGGACTCGATCTCGGTGGTCAGATGCAAGGGGCTAGGGTCATCGACGATCTCTTCGAGATCTCCATAGAGCACCACCCCCGCCATCTTCGTGCCGTGGCCGTCGTGGTCGTTTGCATCCCAGTCCGGCCGGATCGTGTAGCAACGTTGAGCCGGCAGGGCCGGCGCTAGCAGCGGGTGAGAGGGATTTACGCCCGTATCGAGGATTGTTGTCCGAACGGAGCCGGTGGGTGCGCCAACTACTCGGCCGACAATCGTCTCGAGGGACAGAATTCGCTCTTCCGGATCGAGCTCCTGATAATCGGCGGCAAAGTTCGATGCTCCACGGAGTTCGACGACGGACGCGCTGGCTCTGACTAGAGCCGCAACCTGATCGTGATCCGCCGTGACATTGACGACCGCTAGGTCGACGAAGTCCTCAGTCGAGCCATTGATGGCAATCTCAAGCCGATTGGCGATCTTGAGGACCTGGTCGACTGAGGAACCACGCACCCAAACTTCCCATTGAACCTTGCCTTCGCCACGGCCCGGAAGTCGGTCACTCGCGTCCGTCCAGAGATCTTCGACAGTCGCCGCGCGGAAATCATCGGCGCTCTCAAAAAGCCAGAACCGCTGCGGACGGCGCTCGTCGTCTTCATCCCACTCCTCGTATTTATCGAGCGCCGCGAGCAGACTCCTCGCGCTTCCGGCCTTCACGAAGAAGACGGCCAGATCGCCTTCGTTCCCCTTCTTGCGTTGTACGCTGAGGAGTTGGAGACCGCGGCTTTCCAGCTTTAAATCGCCGACCTCGAGGTCTTCGTCTGGCCGGCCTTCAACGGCCATTGGCATGCCGCGAGCAGACGCCGGAACGCCATATCGCGCCTGCTCCGTACGAATCGCGGATAGTTCGGAGACCGCTTTGCTGAGGGCTTCCCTGAGCTTTCTCGCGTGTTCTTGGCGGTCGGCAACGGGGCGCGGACGTTCTTTAGAACCGCCTCCGCGCGGCTGGAATTTCTCGGATGCAACACCGACGCCACGAAGGTGTATGTGCCTGTAATCCTGCATTCTTCCCCCAGACAACCGAGCGGATCACTAATTCCGCAGGGGAAGCCTAAGGTCAATGCAAGTGCAGCGCAGCCCGATCTTCGAGCGCACGGATCAACAGCGCCGCCGTGAGTTCGCCGTTGTTCTCCAGAACCGCGTCACGAGCGGCGTCTTCCGCTGCGGAGGCGAGATCGGCGTGACTGAGATGCCCCGTCGCTTCGTCCACAGCAATCCAGTCAATCGAGTCCCGGTCGAACTGAAGAAGGTGATTTCGCAGCACTTTCCTGGCTTCGTCCTTCGACGGCTCTCCATAAAGGAACGAACCATGAAAGCGCCGGAAGATGGCCGGATCGAGCAGAGTGCGGTGGTTGGTCGCGGCAATAACGATCGCGTTTGAATTCTCTTCCTCGAGGAACTGAAGGAAGGAGTTCAGCATCCGGCGAGCCTCGCCGATGTCGTTGTCGGAGCTGCGGCGCGTCGCAAGGGCATCGACCTCGTCGAAAAAATAGACGCCCCTGGTTGTCTGCATCGCATCGAAGATCAGTCTAAGTTTGGACGCCGTCTCGCCCATGAACTTGGTGATCACACCATCCAGAAGGATCGTGAAGAGCGGCAATCCAAGTTCCCCCGCAATGGCTGCCGCGGTCATCGTCTTGCCCGTGCCTGGAGGTCCCGAGAACAAGAACTTGCGGCGAGGCTGCAGGCCGCGCGCTTCGAGCGAGGCGCGTTCCCTATGTTCGCGCACGACACGTCGAACCTGCCGCTCCAGAGAGGAGCTCAGAACGAGGTCTGCGAGCACATCGTCCGGGTATGAGGCTCGTATCAGACCGGCGAGCTCGCCCCGGGCCTTAGCGATAGGCGTAACGCGCGACGAGCCTTTAGCCGAATCCGACCGAATGCTCGCGAGAAGCCTTTGCAGCTCCTCAGCAACCTTTACCTTGCCGGCCCGTTCGGCGTCTCCGGCTATCTCTTCAGCAATAGACAAGAATCGATCGTTGTCGCCCGCTGCGTGGCTGCGGATCATCCCTAGAATTTGACGCGAGCTGGTCACCGATGCCTCTCTCTCTCGCGACTGAAACGCGATTCCGCAGCGAGCTCCTCTATTCTGCCACTCACCTTCTTGAGAAGTCCATACATTTCTTGCAATAAATGCAATTCCCGGGCGTCACTCGGTCCTCCTCCCCGGCCAATGGATTGCCCCTCCTCCACTACTTTGTTGGCGCGCGCTAGAAAGGCGGCCGAAGCGGTTCGCGCAGAGAGCGCGCGGCTTACAGTAGAAGTCGAAATGCAGAGCTTCCTAGCCAAGTCCGACTGCGACCAGGCGCAGCGCGTCATGAGGTCTTCGAGTCCGGCGATAGTTGCTTCCGCAGGGGTGTTGGGCTTCCGGCCGCGCATTTGGCCGCCTGTCTCATAAATTGCAAGAATTGCAAAGACTCGACTAGCAGAGTTTGGCCCCCGGCATCCCACAGATGAATACGAGCCGATTTTGAGGAGGTCGGCGCCTAGCGCTTCGCGTTCGCCGCCGTGTGGAGCTTTGCAACCTGCTCGACCTTCTCATGGATTACATTAGCCCCCTTGGCATCAACCAATGAGCCGGCGAACTTGCGCGTTCTCGCGCTGCGCGTCGAGCCAGTCAGCCCACCACTGGAGCAGACGGCGGCGCTGCGGTAGGTATTCGGCGGCGTTGTACGCGGCCCGCACCTGGTCTTCAGGGACATGCGCGAGGCAGCGCTCAACCCAGTCGGGATGCCACATCGGCACCTCTTCGCCGTCAACGACCTTAGTGGCTTCGTTTGCCAAGGTGGAGAATGTCCGCCGGAAACCGTGGACTGTGGCTCGGCTGTGATAGCCCAACCGGTAAAGACCGTAGAGCATCGTATTTTCGCTGATGGTGCCGCTCTTGGTCCCGCGACCGAACAGCAGCGACTGCCGCTCCGGCAGCTCCTCCAACCTCCTCCGAACGATGGCTGCAGCTTGGCTCGACAGCGGGCTCAAATGCTCACGGTCCATCTTCATGCGCTCCTTTGGAATGCGCCAGAGCGGCTTCTCACAGTTGATGTCCTCGAACTCCGACTTGTGCGCAAACCTCAACTCGTCGGTGCGAACGGCAGTTAGGATCGTTAGAAGGAGCGCATCCTTCGTGTCCTGATCCTCCTTCTGGTCTTCGCTCAACTTCAGGAGGAACTCGCCCATGTCGCCGGGTCGGATGAATGCGCGGTGGACCGTCTTCTTGCGCTTCTTCAGCGCCCCTTTGATGTCGGCAGTCGCATCGCGCGTCTCCCATCCGCTTGCGATCGCGAAGCGGAACACGCTCCCGCAGTCGGCCCGCATCCTCCTCGGCAAATCGGTCGTGCCGCGGTCCTCGATCTGCCTGATGATCCTGAGCATCTCCGGCGGCTCGATCGCCCGAATGTCCTTGTGACCGATCTCAGGGAAGATGTGCTGCTCAAACCGCCGCTTCTTGACGGCGTAGGTTCTATCCGACCACTCGTGGCGATTGGCTTCGAACCACTGCAGCGCCACTGCTTTGAAGCTGGCATCGGCCTCCCCAGCGCCGGTACGCCGGTGCTTTACGGGATCGATGCCGACTGCGATTAGCTTGCGGAACCGATCCCGCTTCTCCCTGGCATCTCCAAGCTCCACATCGGGATAGACGCCAAGCCCCATCGTCCTGCGCTTGCCATTCAGGGTGAAATCTAGGCGCCACCACCGCGCGCCGTCCGGCTGCACCAGAACATACAGTCCTCGTTCGTCGGTCAACCGATACGGCTTCTCTCGCCCCCTCGCTTTACGAATCGCAGTGTCCGATAGCGGCATGCAGTAACTCCAGCGTTTCTGCAGTAGCTACTGACGCAGTTACTGCATGGCAATTGGGATTGCATGGGACGGCATGGGACACTGTCCCGCCTCGAAACAGCTGATTTACAGAGGGAAAATCTGAACTCTGAGACCGCATGGGACGCTATGGAATAGCGACTCTGGTGACCCCTACGGGACTCGAACCCGTGTTTTCGCCGTGAGAGGGCGACGTCCTAGACCGCTAGACGAAGGGGCCAGCGCTTCAAGCGAGGGCGCCATATGTGGGCTGATCGGCCGCTAGTCAATTAGGGCGCTGCGCCTGAAGACCAGTGGATGTGGACGATCTTCCAGGCGGCCCGGTCGCGGCGGAGAACCATGGTTTCGGTAGTGAGGCGGTCGACCTTCTTGCCCTTGAACGTACCCGTGACGCGACCTTCGCTGGCGATCCAGGCGGTGCTGCCGTCCGATTGGCCCGAGCGACGGATCAGGGTGGAAGGAACGGCACGGGAGAACTGCGCATCCGCCGGGAGATGCTTCGCCTCATATTCTGCCTTGGTTCGCTCGACGCTCCCGGACTCGAAAATAAGCGCGTCGGCCGCGAGTAACGCGGAGGCCGCGCTCAAGTCGCCCCGCCGCAGCGCCGCATGGAAGGCGTCCACGATTGCCGCCGCATCCCTGGCCGAGGGCTGCAAGGCGCCGGCTTGGCTTGAAGGATTCACGCCCACATGCGCCGCGATTGGCGTGCTGCATGCTAAGACAAGAGCGAAAGCGGCCCAATACCGGACCATTGCTTTTCCTTCCATCAGTCGAGCTTGAGCCGGAAGAAGCCCATCATGCCCGTTGGGTTGCTGGTACCATAATATGGCTTGAGGCCGTCGGGGACGAAATTGAGCGCGAACAGCGCGCCAGCGCCAACTGACAGGTGCGGTGAGATGCGAAAATCGCGGACAGCACCGATCGAGACCTTGCCGACGCGGAACGCCGGCCCATGCTCCTGCAACGGGAGAAGCTCGCGGTTCTCGGTCACTTCCCCGCGGCCGAAGATAGTCCAGTCGGAATGCTTCAGCGACGCCTCGGCAACGAAAGCGTCGTCGTCGTGATGCTCGACCGTCTTGCGGCCCCAGGCCAGCGTGCCTGCCAACTTCCATCCGGGTGACAATTCGCGCGCGTAGAGCAGGCTTGCTGACAGACGCTTCTGGTCGACGCCTGGCTCAAGCTGCTCGGGATCAATGAACTTGCCCCAGCTCCCTTGCAGCGAGAGCTCCCGCGTCGGGTTCCACGACAGCCGGACAGCAGTGGAATCCAGCGGCCCAGTCTCAATGTTCCAGCGATGCTGGTCGGGCTCACGCGCATTGAAGCGGCTGACTTCCACCTTCACGTTGTCGATCACTAACCCAGCCGTCAGGACGCCGAAGCTGATGTGAGTCGAATCCAGCCAATGGTGACTGATCGGCGCCTCCGGCGAATCCATTATCGCCTCGCGATGCATGAAGGCGGGCGGTCCGAAGGCAGGCTCGCCCGGCAGGCCGCCATACAGGAAGACGCTGCTTTTCGCCCCGATGTTCTGGGAGACAGAGGCCGACAGCTCCATGAAGAGGTCATGCGGATGCTGGCGGTCGATCAGCCGGTCTTGCCCGTTCGCGGTCTCGCCGCTGGCAAGCAGCAACGGATAGCCGCGCGCGCCCATCAGCGGATCCGGACTTAGGCTGGCGCGAAGTTGAAGCTTGCCGTTGCCAAGCGGCCGCTGGGCCATTCCCATCAACATGCCGCTGGCAAAAGCCTTGTCGTCGCCGCGTCGGCCAGACTGATGGTCGTAGACGAAGTTGAGAGTGCCATGGGCCATCAGCATCCAGTTCCCGCTGGAGGTCATCAGGCCCATGTGCTCGGACTCGTCCGGCTGCCAAGCGGTGCCGGACGATTCGCGCTCCATGGGATAAGGTCCAAGGGCGCCGGTCATTTCATGGCCGCCCTGACGTGCGCCATGCTCCATGCCCGCCATGGGCACGGCGCCCATCTGTTCATGATTCATGTGATGGGGCTCCGACGGTGTGTTCGCAGTCGGCGCGCCCGTCGATGAATGGTCCATCGTTGAATGATCCATCGTTGAATGATCCATGGCAGGTTGGGTCGGCGCGGCAGACCGCGGCACTGACTTCCTGCTTTTTGCAGCCGCGGGGGCCGCCTTCGTGGCCGTCGCCTTTTTTTTCTTCGCCGCCGGCTTGGCAGGCGCCGGCATCTGCATACCGGGCATATGCATGTGCTGCGCTGCCACCGGAGTGGACAGACAGGTGAGCGCAAGCGCGCTCGTCGCGGTAATTAGACTCTTCACAAACGCTCCAGTTGGAGGCGCGCTTCGGCGCCTCCTCAATCCTGAGTTCAACGAGGGGTTACGAAGCTCAGGACGCCCTTGGAGGTGGCGTCGCCGTTTCGGGGTGAAGACCAGTCAGTTGGCTTGCCGGCGCGACGGTCGGCGTCTCGTGAAAGTGCTGAACGGCTGGATCGGCCGCCGGCGCAGCTGCCGGTAGCGCGGCGGCGCACGCCATCGTGCACAGTGCGATCCCTGCCTTCTTGTTCCGATCCGACGGTGTGCCGGGGCAATGCTCTGCGGCCATGGCGGTCATGCCAGCACGGTCCGAACCGTGCGCGGCTGCGGGCGCCCTGCCGAAGGGCATCAGCAGAACCGCGAAGAGAACCAGCAATTTCCAGAAGCTGCTCACTTGCGGCAGATAGGCCTGCACCCGACGCATCACAACCGCGTCAATCGTCGCGTTCGCGCTCGCTCAAGTAGCGCATCAACTCGGCGAGGGTCGATTCCATCTGGTCCTGCATCTGGCTGACCAATTCGTTCTCGCGCATGCCGACATGGTCGAGCGGCTTGGAGTAGCTGTCGGAAAATGATTGGAGGTCGGACCGGTCGAACACCCCCTTGGCGACCAGCTTCGCGAGGATCACGAGCAGGCCGTTGGTGTTGGCGATGGTGCCGGCGACCAGCGCCTCATCCACCATCGACAGCCGCTTTTCCTCGTCGGTCGCGTCTTCGGCCGTTTCCATGATGCCAATCATGCCGCACTCTACGCGCTGCGCAAGAGAAAGGCTCCGGCCCGCTTATAGAAATTGGCTGAGCACGGCCCATGCTGCGGCTTTTTCGGCGAAAGATCGGGTGTTCGCCGCGCTCGATGATGGAAGATCGACCAGAGCGATCTCCGATTGCGAACCGACCAGCTTCCGGCCCGAGGCCGCGGCAGTCCCGCCGTTGAAAGCGATGGCGCGCAGATCGGGAAAGTCGTGGAGCAAATGCTCGATGCGGTTGTGCTCGGCGAGGCGGATAGCCTGATCGAGACTGCCCGGCCGATTTGCAGACGCGATGACGTCCCACAGGCCTATTCGGCGCTCGGCCAGTCGCTCAAGCCGTTGCTCATATTCAAGCAATTGAAGCTCCTCCCCAATCGCCGCGCCGAGTAGCCGCCAGAACTGGTTCGTCGGGTGAGCATAATAGCGGCGGGCGGCCAGCGAAGCGTCACCGGGGAGGCTTCCGAGGACGAACAGGCGCGCGTCAGCGCGGGCGATTGGTGGCAAACCTGCTTTGACGCTCACCAAAACATCCTTACAGCCCTGCGCCGTGCAGCCTTCAGACCTCCGTGTCGCCCTCTTCTCGGGCAATTACAATTATGTGCGCGATGGCGCCAACCAGGCGCTGAACCGCCTCGTCGGTTATCTATTGCGCCAGGGTGTGCACGTGCGCGTCTATTCGCCGACGGTCGAGAATCCCGCCTTTCCGGCGACCGGCGATCTCGTGTCTGTTCCAGCAATCCCGATTCCCGGCCGGTCGGAATATCGACTGCCGATCTCGCTTCCTAGTCGGATCCGCCGTGACCTCGAGGCCTTCGCTCCGAACATCGTGCATGTGTCGAGCCCCGACATCGTTGGCCATCGCGCCGTCACCTGGGCGCGGCGGCACAAGATCGCAGCGGTAGCTTCCGTACACACCCGCTTCGACACCTACCTCGCTTATTACCACCTTCAGGCATTGGAGCCGCTTGCGCGCGGGATCATGCGCCGTTTCTATCATCGTTGCGAAGTCGTGCTCGCGCCGGCGGCTTCGACGGCCGAGATCCTTCGCGCGCAGCGAATGAACCGTGACATTACCCTGTGGTCCCGCGGTATCGACCGCGATCAGTTCAATCCTGAGCGGCGCGACATGGAATGGCGCCGTTCGATCGGCATTGCCGACGACGAAATGGCGATCCTGTTCCTCGGCCGGGTAGTGATGGAGAAGGGCCTCGACGTCTTTGCGGATGCGATCCACGCGTTCGCCGAGCTTGGACTGAAGCACAAGGCGCTGATCGTCGGCGAAGGTCCCGCGCGGCCATGGTTCGAAGAGCAACTACCCGATGCCATCTTCACTGGAGAAATCACCGGCGCCGATCTCGCTCGGGCGGTTGCCAGCGCCGACGTCTTTCTCAACCCATCAATCACCGAGGCATTCGGGAACGTCACGCTGGAGTCCATGGCTTGCGGGCTGCCCGTCATCGCGGCGGAGTCGACAGGCGCGACAAACCTCGTGCACGACGGCGTTACCGGCATGTTGGTCGACGGGACAGACATTGAGGAATTCGCCGGCGCCCTCGCCGCTTATGCGCGCGATCCCGAACTCCGCCAGCGTCATGGCCAGCGGGGACTCGAGATCGCGAGAACGATGGATTGGGATACCATCAATTCGGCGGTGATCCGCGCCTATCGCCACGCCATCATCAAGCGCGAGCGGCTGTCGCGTCTCACCGGCCGATAGGGCTTATTTCGTCCGCTCGATCTTCTGCGCAGCCTCGTCGAGGATCGCTGCAATCTCATGCAAGAGTTCATCGTCGAGCCCGTCACGGCCCACACGATGGCGGAGCGCGGTCATCAGGTTTTTGACCGCGCGGCCGATGGCGGGACCGGCAGTCTGCGCCTCGTTCGGAGCAGCGTCCTTCAGGCGAGCGATCAGATCGTCCACTTCATCCTGATTCTCCTGGAGGTGGACCGTGCCCGCCTCGGTAATTTGGAATGGCTTGCGCGGACCCTCGCCTGGCGCTTCCTCGACCAGCCCCATGTCCTGAAGCAGGGTCAGCGTCGGATAGATGACGCCCGGGCTCGGTGCATATTCGCCGCCGGTCAGCTCTTCGATCGCACGGATAAGGTCATAGCCGTGACGTGGCTGGTCAGCGATCAGCTTGAGCAGCACTAGCCGAAGCTCGCCGCTTTCGAACATCCGACGGCGCCCGCGGTGCCGACCACGGCCACCGCCGCCGAAGCCTTCCGGACCGTCGAAGTCAAAATGGACCGGGCCCCAACTGCCGTGCCAGCCGCGTCCGCCGCGCATGGCCATCAGGCCCTCGGGAATGTTGATTTCAATCCGGCCGCGTGGTCCGCAGCCATGATGTCGATGCCTCATAACATCTCCTCTCGATGGGTCTGAGATATATCTTAGTAGCATCTTTCACAAGAGGTCGGGTGCAAATTTTCCGGCAAACACCTATCTTGTTCGGCGATGCCTGACCTGTTTGCCGACGACGTCCAGACCAAGCCCGCCGAAGCGCCGGCAGCCAATGCGCCCCTCGCCGACAAGCTGCGTCCAAGCTCGCTCGACGAGGTGGTCGGGCAGGAGCATCTGACCGGTCCCGACGGCGCGATCGGCCGCATGGTCGCCGCCGGAAAGCTCGCCTCGATGATCCTGTGGGGGCCGCCCGGAACGGGCAAGACGAGCATCGCGCGCCTGCTCGCGGATGCCGTAGGTTTGCGGTTCGTCGCGATCTCTGCGGTCTTTTCGGGCGTTGCCGACTTGAAGAAGCTGTTCGCGGAAGCGCGCGCTGCGGCGCGTGCCGGCCAACAGACCCTTCTATTCGTCGACGAGATCCACCGCTTCAATCGTGCGCAGCAGGACGGTTTTCTGCCCTATGTCGAGGACGGCACCGTGACCCTTGTC
This portion of the Sphingomonas limnosediminicola genome encodes:
- a CDS encoding PadR family transcriptional regulator; this translates as MRHRHHGCGPRGRIEINIPEGLMAMRGGRGWHGSWGPVHFDFDGPEGFGGGGRGRHRGRRRMFESGELRLVLLKLIADQPRHGYDLIRAIEELTGGEYAPSPGVIYPTLTLLQDMGLVEEAPGEGPRKPFQITEAGTVHLQENQDEVDDLIARLKDAAPNEAQTAGPAIGRAVKNLMTALRHRVGRDGLDDELLHEIAAILDEAAQKIERTK
- a CDS encoding glycosyltransferase family 1 protein, with translation MQPSDLRVALFSGNYNYVRDGANQALNRLVGYLLRQGVHVRVYSPTVENPAFPATGDLVSVPAIPIPGRSEYRLPISLPSRIRRDLEAFAPNIVHVSSPDIVGHRAVTWARRHKIAAVASVHTRFDTYLAYYHLQALEPLARGIMRRFYHRCEVVLAPAASTAEILRAQRMNRDITLWSRGIDRDQFNPERRDMEWRRSIGIADDEMAILFLGRVVMEKGLDVFADAIHAFAELGLKHKALIVGEGPARPWFEEQLPDAIFTGEITGADLARAVASADVFLNPSITEAFGNVTLESMACGLPVIAAESTGATNLVHDGVTGMLVDGTDIEEFAGALAAYARDPELRQRHGQRGLEIARTMDWDTINSAVIRAYRHAIIKRERLSRLTGR